One segment of Erigeron canadensis isolate Cc75 chromosome 2, C_canadensis_v1, whole genome shotgun sequence DNA contains the following:
- the LOC122586814 gene encoding oxysterol-binding protein-related protein 1C: MHPFCCVPVDHNNNSMPAVTVTGSDHHQIYNNNKNNHLNGLNHVSFDSVFDGTRQPTMRLLLNNSNNNNNNNNNDQRDVKINDIVGNGISGILHKWVNYGKGWRPRWFVLQDGVLSYYKVHGPDKIIVTKETEKGARVIGEESFRRLSRNRNSSSSGSSSSHSHRKPVGEVHLKVSSIRESRSDDKRFSIFTGTKRLHLRADSRDDRLAWMEALQAVKGMFPRMSNSELMAPIGGVTVSTEKLRQRLLEEGVSEAAIQDSENIMRSEFSAMQDQLVLLKQKHLLLMDTLRMLETEKVDLENTVVDESQRQSKEVGATSRQRQEKYSASPSESEDDNDRGDAAEEESDDEDNAFFDTRDFLSSGSFRSTGSDIRSSSFTSDDEDQVNEPEIDASIRSVGTDFPHVKRRKKLPDPVEKEKGVSLWSMIKDNIGKDLTKVCLPVYFNEPISSLQKCYEDLEYSYLLDRAYEWGKRGNSLMRILNVAAFAVSGYASTEGRNCKPFNPLLGETYEADYPDKGLRFFSEKVSHHPMIVACHCEGNGWTFWGDSNLKSKFWGRSIQLDPVGVLTLKFDDGEVFQWSKVTTSIYNLILGKLYCDHYGTMRIQGNQNYSCKLKFKEQSIIERNPHQVQGVVQDRSGKTAATLIGKWDESMHFVNGDCSGKGKGDPFLDAHLLWRRSKPPKVPTRYNLTRFAITLNELTPGLKEKLPPTDSRLRPDQRCLENGEYEMANAEKLRLEQRQRQARKMQESGWKPQWFAKDKGSDSFVYTGGYWEAREQAKWDSCPDIFGQFSSDQTFD, from the exons atgcaTCCTTTTTGTTGTGTTCCAGTCGATCACAACAACAATTCGATGCCAGCTGTCACCGTTACCGGATCCGATCATcatcaaatttataataataataaaaacaatcatCTTAACGGCCTGAATCACGTGAGTTTTGATTCGGTGTTTGATGGTACACGGCAACCTACCATGAGGTTGCTGTTAAATAatagcaataataataataataataataataatgatcaaAGAGATGTGAAAATAAATGATATTGTAGGTAATGGAATATCAGGTATTTTACATAAATGGGTTAATTATGGTAAAGGTTGGAGACCTAGGTGGTTTGTATTACAAGACGGTGTTTTATCTTATTATAAAGTCCACGGTCCTGATAAAATTATTGTTACTAAGGAGACCGAAAAAGGCGCTAGGGTTATTGGTGAGGAATCCTTTCGTCGGTTGTCTAGGAACCGGAATTCGAGCTCTAGTGGCTCCAGTTCTAGTCATTCGCACCGGAAACCGGTTGGTGAGGTTCATCTTAAG GTGTCGTCGATACGAGAAAGTAGATCAGATGATAAGAGGTTTTCGATATTTACGGGGACTAAGAGGCTGCATTTGAGGGCGGATAGTAGGGATGATAGGCTTGCGTGGATGGAAGCTTTGCAGGCTGTGAAAGGGATGTTTCCTCGGATGTCGAACAGTGAATTGATGGCTCCGATAGGTGGTGTTACTGTGTCGACGGAGAAGTTGAGGCAACGGTTATTGGAAGAAGGGGTAAGCGAGGCAGCGATTCAGGATAGTGAGAATATTATGAGGAGTGAGTTTTCGGCAATGCAGGATCAGTTGGTGCTTCTTAAGCAGAAGCATTTGCTTCTCATGGATACACTGCGTATGCTAGAG ACAGAAAAGGTTGACCTCGAGAACACAGTAGTAGATGAGAGCCAAAGGCAGTCAAAGGAGGTTGGGGCAACCTCGAGACAGAGACAAGAGAAATACAGTG CAAGTCCAAGTGAATCCGAGGATGATAATGATAGGGGAGATGCTGCAGAGGAAGagtcagatgatgaagataatgcCTTTTTTGACACTCGTGATTTCCTGTCATCTGGTTCTTTTCGAAGTACCGGGTCTGACATACGGTCATCATCTTTtacatctgatgatgaagaccAAGTCAACGAACCAGAAATCGATGCTTCTATCAGATCAGTTGGTACTGATTTCCCTCATGTTAAGAGACGGAAGAAGTTGCCTGATCCcgttgaaaaagaaaagggtGTAAGTCTTTGGTCAATGATCAAAGATAACATAGGAAAAGATCTGACCAAAGTGTGCCTTCCGGTTTACTTCAATGAACCTATATCTTCTTTGCAAAAATGCTATGAAGATTTGGAGTACTCTTATCTTCTTGACCGAGCATATGAATGGGGCAAAAGG GGTAACAGCCTTATGCGGATTTTGAATGTGGCTGCATTTGCAGTTTCTGGATATGCGTCAACTGAAGGAAGAAACTGTAAACCATTTAATCCTTTGCTAGGCGAGACTTACGAGGCAGATTATCCAGATAAAGGACTGCGGTTTTTTTCTGAGAAG GTGAGTCATCACCCGATGATTGTAGCATGTCATTGTGAGGGTAATGGATGGACATTTTGGGGAGATAGCAACCTGAAAAGCAAATTTTGGGGTCGTTCAATTCAGCTTGACCCTGTTGGGGTTTTAACTCTAAAGTTCGATGATGGTGAAGTTTTTCAATGGAGTAAG GTTACAACATCCATTTACAACCTTATACTGGGGAAATTGTATTGTGATCATTATGGCACAATGCGTATCCAAGGAAACCAGAATTATTCCTGCAAGCTGAAATTCAAGGAGCAGTCCATCATTGAGCGTAACCCGCATCAG GTTCAAGGCGTTGTTCAAGATAGGAGTGGAAAGACTGCAGCAACATTAATTGGAAAATGGGATGAGAGCATGCATTTTGTGAACGGAGACTGTTCTGGGAAGGGAAAAGGTGACCCCTTTTTGGATGCTCATTTGCTCTGGAGAAGAAGCAAGCCTCCAAAGGTTCCCACTAGATATAATCTAACCCGATTTGCTATTACATTGAATGAGCTTACCCCTGGATTAAAG GAGAAGCTTCCACCTACTGATTCAAGGCTAAGGCCAGACCAAAGGTGTTTAGAAAATGGCGAGTATGAAATGGCCAATGCAGAGAAGCTAAGATTAGAGCAGCGTCAGAGACAG